A window of the Polypterus senegalus isolate Bchr_013 chromosome 4, ASM1683550v1, whole genome shotgun sequence genome harbors these coding sequences:
- the LOC120527464 gene encoding probable tRNA methyltransferase 9B isoform X2, whose product MENEAIHLEKKHVHSVYEKTAPYLSDLRCKAWPRVRQFLLEQEPGSLIADIGCGTGKYLDVNGQIYNLGCDYCSPLAEVARKNGHEVLVCDNLCLPFRDQIFNAVISIGVIHHFSMKERRIRAIREMARTMVPGGLIMIYVWALEQKHRRFEKQDVFVPWNKALCSRNNSTSSENSNKHSPGYIDLNPMLYSKDYRMDDNLRQENTAKRSYSAGNYVSVGRCCLKIPEEHENKFYSSFGKSLRSWFFSKSFDESSLKKHMERVRPLKNSDGWVENTVLVQPSRHCSIDLGHTGSLLNGQVYEDDDVFVETTNKEESLSIKNEQYMPTILGANNLNSVSNRIFLRTSTLDSTDSFLDAINADAEPLVNTKDFMRYYHVFRDGELSQLIEENVAELSIVSSCFDHGNWCVIARKIT is encoded by the exons ATGGAGAATGAGGCTATTCAcctggaaaaaaaacatgttcatagCGTATATGAGAAAACTGCCCCTTACCTCAGTGACCTTCGTTGCAAAGCCTGGCCACGTGTACGTCAGTTCCTTCTCGAACAAGAGCCAGGGAGCCTTATCGCAGATATAG GTTGTGGAACTGGAAAATATCTCGATGTGAATGGTCAGATTTACAATCTGGGATGTGATTACTGTAGCCCCTTGGCAGAAGTGGCAAGAAAGAATGGACATGAAGTCCTTGTTTGTGATAATCTCTGTCTTCCCTTCAGGGACCAGATCTTCAATGCTGTTATTTCTATTGGAG TGATCCATCATTTTTCAATGAAGGAAAGAAGAATTCGTGCCATAAGAGAAATGGCGAGAACAATGGTCCCCGGAGGCTTGATTATGATTTATGTTTGGGCACTGGAGCAAAAACACAGGAGGTTTGAAAAGCAAGATGTATTTGTTCCATGGAACAAGGCTTTATGTTCAAGAAACAATTCAACATCAAGTGAGAATTCAAACAAACACAGTCCGGGTTACATAGACCTCAATCCAATGCTGTACTCCAAAGACTATAGAATGGATGACAATTTGAGACAAGAGAACACAGCCAAGCGTTCCTACAGTGCAGGGAACTATGTGTCAGTTGGAAGATGCTGCCTCAAAATTccagaagaacatgaaaataaattttatagcAGTTTTGGGAAATCCTTAAGATCATGGTTTTTCTCAAAATCATTTGATGAATCAAGCCTGAAAAAACATATGGAAAGGGTCAGGCCCTTAAAAAATTCAGATGGCTGGGTAGAGAATACTGTTCTAGTTCAGCCATCAAGACATTGCAGTATAGATTTAGGTCATACTGGGTCTTTACTTAATGGGCAGGTTTATGAAGATGATGATGTTTTTGTAGAGACAACAAATAAGGAGGAATCCCtctcaattaaaaatgagcaataCATGCCCACCATTTTGGGTGCAAACAATTTAAATTCTGTTAGCAATCGAATATTCTTGAGAACCTCAACATTAGATTCCACTGATTCTTTTCTTGATGCAATAAATGCTGATGCTGAACCTTTGGTAAACACCAAAGACTTTATGCGCTATTACCATGTTTTCAGGGATGGGGAACTATCACAGTTAATAGAGGAGAATGTGGCGGAACTAAGCATTGTCTCCTCATGTTTTGACCATGGTAACTGGTGTGTAATTGCAAGAAAGATAACATAG
- the LOC120527464 gene encoding probable tRNA methyltransferase 9B isoform X1: protein MRDRRNRMENEAIHLEKKHVHSVYEKTAPYLSDLRCKAWPRVRQFLLEQEPGSLIADIGCGTGKYLDVNGQIYNLGCDYCSPLAEVARKNGHEVLVCDNLCLPFRDQIFNAVISIGVIHHFSMKERRIRAIREMARTMVPGGLIMIYVWALEQKHRRFEKQDVFVPWNKALCSRNNSTSSENSNKHSPGYIDLNPMLYSKDYRMDDNLRQENTAKRSYSAGNYVSVGRCCLKIPEEHENKFYSSFGKSLRSWFFSKSFDESSLKKHMERVRPLKNSDGWVENTVLVQPSRHCSIDLGHTGSLLNGQVYEDDDVFVETTNKEESLSIKNEQYMPTILGANNLNSVSNRIFLRTSTLDSTDSFLDAINADAEPLVNTKDFMRYYHVFRDGELSQLIEENVAELSIVSSCFDHGNWCVIARKIT, encoded by the exons GATGGAGAATGAGGCTATTCAcctggaaaaaaaacatgttcatagCGTATATGAGAAAACTGCCCCTTACCTCAGTGACCTTCGTTGCAAAGCCTGGCCACGTGTACGTCAGTTCCTTCTCGAACAAGAGCCAGGGAGCCTTATCGCAGATATAG GTTGTGGAACTGGAAAATATCTCGATGTGAATGGTCAGATTTACAATCTGGGATGTGATTACTGTAGCCCCTTGGCAGAAGTGGCAAGAAAGAATGGACATGAAGTCCTTGTTTGTGATAATCTCTGTCTTCCCTTCAGGGACCAGATCTTCAATGCTGTTATTTCTATTGGAG TGATCCATCATTTTTCAATGAAGGAAAGAAGAATTCGTGCCATAAGAGAAATGGCGAGAACAATGGTCCCCGGAGGCTTGATTATGATTTATGTTTGGGCACTGGAGCAAAAACACAGGAGGTTTGAAAAGCAAGATGTATTTGTTCCATGGAACAAGGCTTTATGTTCAAGAAACAATTCAACATCAAGTGAGAATTCAAACAAACACAGTCCGGGTTACATAGACCTCAATCCAATGCTGTACTCCAAAGACTATAGAATGGATGACAATTTGAGACAAGAGAACACAGCCAAGCGTTCCTACAGTGCAGGGAACTATGTGTCAGTTGGAAGATGCTGCCTCAAAATTccagaagaacatgaaaataaattttatagcAGTTTTGGGAAATCCTTAAGATCATGGTTTTTCTCAAAATCATTTGATGAATCAAGCCTGAAAAAACATATGGAAAGGGTCAGGCCCTTAAAAAATTCAGATGGCTGGGTAGAGAATACTGTTCTAGTTCAGCCATCAAGACATTGCAGTATAGATTTAGGTCATACTGGGTCTTTACTTAATGGGCAGGTTTATGAAGATGATGATGTTTTTGTAGAGACAACAAATAAGGAGGAATCCCtctcaattaaaaatgagcaataCATGCCCACCATTTTGGGTGCAAACAATTTAAATTCTGTTAGCAATCGAATATTCTTGAGAACCTCAACATTAGATTCCACTGATTCTTTTCTTGATGCAATAAATGCTGATGCTGAACCTTTGGTAAACACCAAAGACTTTATGCGCTATTACCATGTTTTCAGGGATGGGGAACTATCACAGTTAATAGAGGAGAATGTGGCGGAACTAAGCATTGTCTCCTCATGTTTTGACCATGGTAACTGGTGTGTAATTGCAAGAAAGATAACATAG